A stretch of the uncultured Trichococcus sp. genome encodes the following:
- a CDS encoding nitroreductase family protein: protein MTNKFINNNFSDIAFGRKSIRLYDENFKISQEEMLEMIQEATTTPSSVNMQPWRFVVVESEEAKAKLKPLIRFNTRQNDTSSAMVLIFGDMQCYEHGEEIYNAAVEQGKMSAEVRDQQLAAIIPYYKNFSKEQMNDVVKIDSSLAAMQFMLVARARGYDTNPIGGFEADQLADAFDLDKERYVPVMILSIGKAMEEGYESVRFAPEKITSFK, encoded by the coding sequence ATGACCAATAAATTTATCAACAACAATTTTTCGGATATCGCATTCGGAAGAAAATCGATCCGTCTTTATGATGAAAATTTTAAAATCAGTCAGGAAGAAATGCTGGAAATGATCCAGGAAGCCACAACCACACCATCATCCGTAAACATGCAACCTTGGCGTTTTGTGGTTGTTGAGAGCGAGGAAGCAAAAGCCAAATTAAAACCGCTGATCCGTTTCAACACAAGACAAAATGATACTTCGTCAGCGATGGTGCTGATATTCGGTGATATGCAATGCTATGAACATGGGGAAGAAATCTACAACGCAGCCGTCGAACAAGGCAAAATGTCCGCCGAAGTCCGAGACCAACAATTAGCTGCAATCATTCCTTACTACAAGAACTTTTCTAAAGAGCAGATGAATGATGTTGTCAAAATCGATTCGAGTTTGGCAGCGATGCAGTTCATGCTGGTTGCCCGCGCCCGTGGCTATGATACCAACCCTATCGGCGGCTTTGAAGCAGATCAGTTGGCGGATGCGTTCGATCTCGACAAGGAACGGTATGTGCCGGTTATGATCTTGTCAATCGGTAAAGCAATGGAAGAAGGCTATGAATCCGTGCGGTTTGCGCCAGAGAAAATCACTAGCTTTAAGTAA
- the rpsI gene encoding 30S ribosomal protein S9, producing MAQAQYIATGRRKNSTARVRLLPGTGKIIFNKKDMEEYIPFAYLYEVIKQPLNLTGTLGSYDIFVNVNGGGFTGQAGAARHGISRALLEVDPDFRAPLKAAGLLTRDPRMVERKKPGLKKARKASQFSKR from the coding sequence TTGGCACAAGCACAATATATCGCAACTGGTCGTCGTAAGAATTCGACTGCACGCGTACGTTTATTACCAGGAACAGGTAAAATCATTTTCAACAAAAAAGACATGGAAGAATACATCCCATTCGCTTACTTATATGAAGTAATCAAACAACCTTTAAACCTTACAGGTACTCTAGGTAGCTACGATATCTTCGTTAACGTAAACGGCGGCGGATTCACTGGACAAGCTGGAGCAGCTCGTCACGGTATCTCTCGTGCATTGCTAGAAGTAGATCCTGACTTCCGCGCACCATTAAAAGCAGCTGGTCTGTTAACACGTGACCCACGTATGGTTGAACGTAAGAAACCAGGTTTGAAAAAAGCTCGTAAAGCTTCACAATTCTCAAAACGTTAA
- a CDS encoding LacI family DNA-binding transcriptional regulator, protein MATIKDVAKKAGLSVSTVSRYLNDHPYISDEKKKRIKDAMDELNYSPSMVATQLRSKKGTMIGILVSRITNPFFSYLVDSIEKNSKLLGYNVLVMQTYDDPAAELKMLELLKQQVITGLIMCSVEGNPDVIETYQQYGPIVFCIERIPGSTIPQVYTDQEQATFEATNYLIAKGYKRIAYCTGGSLTKGGHGNARTAGFEKALLESRLPMKKDWIFKEVHTIADGHRIAETLLSLPESNRPDAIFTGSDEVASGILQKILQAGKKVPEDLAIMGFDNQPFTAMLAVKLTTIAQPVDALGREATKVLVAQIEETAYQIDTTDLKLELIKRESA, encoded by the coding sequence ATGGCGACGATCAAGGACGTTGCGAAAAAGGCAGGGTTGTCCGTTTCGACAGTATCCCGGTACTTGAACGACCATCCTTATATTTCAGATGAGAAGAAGAAACGCATCAAAGACGCGATGGATGAATTGAACTATTCGCCCAGCATGGTGGCGACGCAACTGCGCTCGAAAAAAGGCACGATGATCGGGATCTTGGTTTCGCGCATAACGAATCCATTTTTCTCCTACCTGGTGGATTCAATCGAAAAGAACAGCAAGTTGTTGGGCTACAATGTGTTGGTCATGCAGACCTACGACGACCCGGCGGCCGAGCTGAAGATGCTGGAGTTGCTGAAGCAGCAGGTGATCACGGGTTTGATCATGTGCTCAGTCGAAGGGAATCCCGATGTGATCGAAACGTACCAGCAGTATGGACCCATAGTTTTCTGCATTGAAAGGATTCCGGGTTCGACGATTCCGCAAGTCTATACCGACCAGGAACAGGCGACTTTTGAAGCCACAAATTACCTGATCGCAAAAGGCTACAAAAGAATCGCCTACTGCACAGGCGGCAGCCTGACAAAGGGCGGCCACGGAAATGCCCGAACTGCTGGATTCGAGAAGGCGCTATTGGAAAGCCGGCTTCCGATGAAGAAGGATTGGATTTTCAAGGAAGTCCATACGATTGCGGATGGCCATCGCATTGCGGAGACCCTTTTGAGCCTGCCGGAAAGCAACCGTCCGGATGCGATCTTTACGGGCAGTGACGAAGTGGCCAGCGGCATTCTGCAGAAGATCCTGCAGGCTGGAAAGAAAGTTCCCGAGGATTTGGCGATCATGGGCTTCGACAATCAGCCGTTCACGGCGATGCTGGCGGTCAAGTTGACGACGATCGCGCAACCGGTCGATGCATTGGGAAGAGAAGCCACGAAGGTGTTGGTAGCGCAGATCGAAGAGACTGCTTATCAGATAGATACGACAGATTTGAAATTAGAATTGATCAAACGGGAATCCGCTTAG
- a CDS encoding TRAP transporter large permease gives MAFTALFIILAVLVVLLLAGVPISIALGISSVIAILPTVDFDITMITAAQRIFSGMSNFTLIAIPFFILAGNIMNQGGIAEKLVNLALRMLGKVPGSLLHTNIMGNAMFGAISGSATAAAAAIGGVMNEQERKAGYDIHLGAAANIASAPTGLLIPPSNTLITYSLVSGGTSVAALFLAGYIPGILWALGCSLVALFIAKKQGYKGNAEKFSFKALGKAFIEALPALSLIIIVIGGIIGGVFTATEGSVVAVVYSLILSMFFYRTINAKQLYNIFVESAEMSGIIVFLIGVSNIMSWVMAFTGIPQAVSDALLGFTDNPYVILLIMNIILLIVGTFMDVTPAILIFTPIFLPIVQTFGMHPIHFGIIIVFNLCIGNITPPVGNTLFVGVRVAKVTIEKVMPHLIKFYAAILIVLLLVMYIPALSMFLPELFGLVK, from the coding sequence ATGGCATTTACAGCACTTTTTATAATATTAGCAGTTTTGGTGGTACTTCTTTTAGCCGGAGTACCCATCTCTATTGCTCTAGGCATTTCTTCAGTCATCGCAATTTTACCGACCGTTGATTTTGACATCACCATGATCACGGCAGCGCAGCGTATTTTCTCAGGCATGTCGAATTTCACATTGATAGCCATCCCATTCTTCATTTTGGCTGGTAACATCATGAACCAAGGTGGGATAGCCGAGAAGTTGGTCAATCTGGCATTGAGGATGTTAGGCAAAGTCCCGGGATCGCTACTGCACACCAACATCATGGGAAATGCGATGTTCGGAGCCATCTCCGGTTCCGCTACGGCAGCCGCTGCCGCTATCGGCGGCGTCATGAACGAACAAGAACGTAAAGCGGGGTATGATATCCATTTGGGTGCTGCAGCAAATATTGCTTCTGCACCGACCGGTCTATTGATTCCGCCGAGCAATACCTTGATCACCTACTCTTTGGTGAGTGGCGGTACATCGGTTGCGGCACTGTTCTTGGCAGGTTATATACCCGGTATACTCTGGGCACTCGGGTGTTCCCTTGTGGCTCTTTTCATCGCTAAAAAACAAGGATATAAAGGCAATGCAGAAAAATTCAGCTTTAAAGCATTAGGGAAAGCCTTCATCGAAGCTTTGCCTGCGCTTTCCCTGATCATCATCGTCATCGGCGGTATCATCGGAGGCGTATTCACGGCAACGGAAGGTTCGGTGGTGGCCGTAGTGTATAGTTTGATCCTTTCGATGTTCTTCTACAGGACAATCAATGCGAAGCAACTGTACAATATCTTTGTCGAGAGTGCCGAAATGAGCGGCATCATCGTCTTCCTGATTGGGGTTTCCAATATTATGAGCTGGGTGATGGCCTTTACCGGTATTCCTCAAGCCGTCTCCGATGCTTTATTAGGTTTCACGGACAATCCATACGTCATCTTGCTGATCATGAACATCATTTTGTTGATTGTCGGTACATTTATGGATGTAACACCTGCTATCTTGATCTTTACACCGATTTTCCTTCCGATTGTGCAGACATTCGGCATGCACCCGATCCATTTCGGGATCATCATCGTATTCAACTTGTGTATCGGAAATATCACGCCGCCAGTTGGAAATACCCTATTCGTCGGGGTAAGGGTCGCAAAAGTCACGATAGAGAAAGTTATGCCACATCTAATCAAATTCTATGCGGCTATTTTGATCGTACTCTTGCTGGTCATGTACATTCCGGCCTTAAGCATGTTCTTGCCTGAACTGTTCGGCCTTGTAAAATAA
- a CDS encoding TRAP transporter small permease: protein MTKLRKIMDSILKTVSVFLFAFMTVTGTYQVLSRYLFGKPSTISEGLLSYSFAWMALLAAAYVFGKKEHMRMSFVTDKFSDDNQLKISLIGELITFVFAVGALIYGGIAIVQLGMGQQSPSLGIQMGWIYMIIPVTGIITAIYNVMNIADLTQKIKTAGK, encoded by the coding sequence ATGACGAAGTTAAGAAAAATAATGGACAGCATTTTAAAGACAGTCAGCGTTTTCCTGTTTGCCTTTATGACGGTTACCGGAACCTATCAAGTTCTTTCCCGGTATCTTTTTGGAAAACCGAGCACTATATCAGAAGGCCTGTTATCCTATTCTTTTGCCTGGATGGCACTATTGGCAGCCGCCTATGTTTTCGGGAAAAAAGAACACATGCGGATGAGCTTTGTGACGGATAAATTTTCTGATGACAATCAGCTTAAAATTTCACTGATTGGCGAATTGATAACCTTTGTCTTTGCGGTTGGGGCTTTGATTTACGGCGGAATAGCCATCGTACAATTGGGGATGGGGCAACAGTCGCCTTCTCTGGGGATCCAGATGGGTTGGATTTATATGATTATCCCCGTAACCGGCATCATCACTGCCATTTACAATGTCATGAACATCGCAGATTTAACTCAAAAAATCAAAACAGCAGGAAAATAG
- a CDS encoding chorismate mutase has translation MFEKERAEIDAIDQELVKLFERRMDAVTEIARIKKAHKLPILDQSREDRVLDKVRGLTVNKDYEESMEDLFRSLMTITKAFETKQNEQ, from the coding sequence ATGTTTGAAAAGGAAAGAGCGGAAATCGATGCCATCGACCAGGAACTGGTGAAACTGTTCGAACGCCGGATGGATGCAGTGACGGAGATTGCGCGGATCAAGAAAGCGCACAAATTGCCGATCCTGGACCAATCCAGGGAAGATAGGGTGCTGGATAAAGTGCGCGGGCTGACCGTGAACAAAGATTATGAAGAAAGCATGGAAGACCTCTTCCGCTCCTTGATGACGATCACGAAAGCATTCGAAACCAAACAGAACGAACAATAA
- a CDS encoding MarR family transcriptional regulator produces the protein MNLREISRLLYQIKLTNQEINTLFEKETGFSLTRYEMLMFLKDKGTCSQNQIQTELKIDSAAITRHLKILEQKGYVIRERNAENNREVFVQLSDRAIQDLEACGKEHDQGKYSLSLSLSDEEAEQLSILLNKLYLQS, from the coding sequence ATGAACTTGAGAGAAATCAGCAGGTTGCTTTATCAGATAAAACTCACAAATCAGGAAATCAATACGCTGTTCGAAAAAGAAACAGGTTTCAGCTTGACGCGCTATGAGATGCTGATGTTCCTGAAAGACAAGGGGACGTGTTCCCAAAATCAGATTCAGACAGAACTGAAGATAGACAGCGCGGCAATCACGCGCCATCTGAAAATATTGGAGCAAAAGGGCTATGTCATCCGGGAACGGAATGCTGAGAACAACCGAGAGGTCTTTGTTCAATTATCCGACAGGGCAATCCAAGATTTGGAGGCGTGCGGAAAAGAACATGATCAGGGGAAATATTCCTTATCACTGTCATTAAGCGACGAGGAAGCAGAGCAATTATCCATTTTGCTGAATAAACTATACTTACAAAGTTAA
- the bsh gene encoding choloylglycine hydrolase — translation MCTAVTYAGMDFYFGRNLDLDVSFNEQVTITPRQFELRFRDEEAFKTHWAMIGMAAVVDDYPLYYDAMNEKGLCMAGLNFPGNACYLSRKEGMKNIAPFEFIPFILGSCSSVEEAVDVLKSTILTNSAFNDFLPLAPLHWIISDQKRSIVVEPMSHGLKVFDNPVGVLTNNPTFDFHLTNLNNYLNLTSSPPTNRFSGKVDLSASSIGMGSIGLPGDLSSPSRFVRAAFTKANATEETDEGSEVAQFFHILDAVAFTKGCAVNEDGREELTIYSACMNTQKGIYYYKTYSNNQISAVYLNRADLDGSKLETFELITSQQIRDIN, via the coding sequence ATGTGTACGGCAGTGACTTATGCAGGGATGGATTTTTATTTCGGCAGGAATCTGGACTTAGATGTTTCATTCAATGAGCAGGTAACGATCACTCCACGGCAATTTGAGTTGCGGTTCAGGGATGAAGAAGCATTCAAGACTCATTGGGCGATGATCGGGATGGCTGCGGTAGTCGATGATTATCCGCTGTATTATGATGCAATGAACGAAAAAGGACTATGCATGGCGGGACTGAATTTTCCTGGGAATGCCTGTTATTTGTCCAGAAAAGAAGGAATGAAAAATATTGCGCCTTTTGAATTCATTCCCTTTATTCTTGGCAGCTGCAGCAGTGTGGAAGAAGCTGTGGATGTACTGAAAAGTACGATTCTGACTAACAGTGCATTCAATGATTTTCTGCCTCTGGCGCCGCTGCATTGGATCATCTCAGATCAGAAGCGCTCCATTGTGGTTGAGCCTATGTCCCATGGATTGAAAGTATTTGATAATCCAGTGGGTGTACTGACGAATAATCCAACGTTTGATTTTCATTTGACGAATCTGAATAATTACCTGAATCTTACTTCATCCCCTCCAACCAATCGATTCTCCGGAAAAGTGGATTTGTCGGCATCCAGCATCGGTATGGGCAGTATCGGCTTGCCAGGCGATCTTTCTTCTCCATCGCGATTTGTGCGTGCTGCTTTTACGAAAGCGAATGCGACGGAAGAAACAGATGAAGGCTCAGAGGTGGCTCAATTTTTCCATATTTTGGATGCTGTGGCCTTTACAAAAGGGTGTGCCGTCAACGAAGATGGCAGAGAAGAACTAACGATCTATTCGGCATGCATGAATACGCAAAAAGGCATTTATTATTACAAAACTTACAGTAACAATCAAATCAGTGCAGTCTATTTGAATCGTGCAGATTTGGACGGAAGTAAGCTTGAAACTTTTGAATTGATTACTTCCCAGCAAATCCGAGACATCAATTAA
- a CDS encoding exonuclease domain-containing protein has product MSDEINEYIAIDIETTGLDFDFDDVTQISAARYIDGVEVDYFDTFVKTDYIPIEITELTGITEDQVRNAPTLEEVMPYFMDYLGNKVLLGHNVKNFDFPFLRAKGYDIASGHTVYDTRYFAATRKHEAVNNQLGTLKVRFGINAVSHNSLNDARITALIFEELLKLENIKKAINSRVRGSNVPELDDVDTTPFFEGITFVVTGAFNESKYSRKQIEALINQHGGKVSSSLSEKTDYFIQGVQVSTNLTDGKHSNKELKYMGLVEQGVDVYKIDGNGFNELITEYRKLGV; this is encoded by the coding sequence ATGAGTGATGAGATTAATGAGTATATCGCTATTGATATTGAAACTACTGGATTGGATTTTGATTTTGACGATGTAACTCAAATTTCAGCGGCAAGATATATTGACGGAGTGGAAGTTGATTATTTTGACACTTTTGTTAAAACCGATTACATTCCAATTGAGATTACAGAGTTGACAGGTATTACTGAAGATCAAGTTCGAAATGCGCCGACACTGGAAGAGGTTATGCCCTATTTTATGGATTACTTAGGTAACAAAGTTTTGCTAGGACACAATGTTAAAAATTTTGATTTTCCATTTTTGAGAGCAAAGGGTTATGATATTGCATCTGGGCATACTGTTTATGATACAAGATACTTTGCCGCTACTAGAAAACATGAGGCGGTGAATAATCAGCTAGGAACTTTGAAAGTTAGGTTTGGTATAAATGCAGTTTCACATAATTCTCTTAATGATGCTCGTATCACAGCATTAATTTTTGAAGAATTATTAAAATTAGAGAATATAAAGAAAGCAATAAATTCAAGAGTTAGAGGATCAAATGTCCCTGAATTGGATGATGTGGATACTACACCATTTTTTGAAGGTATTACTTTTGTTGTAACTGGAGCATTTAACGAATCCAAGTACAGTCGTAAACAGATTGAAGCATTAATTAATCAACATGGTGGGAAAGTTTCTTCTAGCTTGTCAGAAAAAACAGATTATTTTATTCAAGGTGTTCAAGTATCTACAAATCTTACTGATGGTAAGCATAGTAATAAGGAATTAAAATACATGGGACTTGTTGAGCAAGGGGTCGATGTTTATAAAATTGACGGTAATGGGTTCAACGAGTTAATTACTGAGTACAGGAAGTTGGGTGTCTAA
- a CDS encoding TRAP transporter substrate-binding protein, whose amino-acid sequence MMKLKTIPTDRLCLGKIKKRMTGDADYMRERRLGMVSLAMVTLTSLLLGGCSSSSEEETAVDGDVRIVRVAHNQSATHPTNIGLLAFEEYIEEKMGDKYDVQIYPNELLGSQVNTVELTQTGAVDFSVASNAILESFDNIYSIFNLPYLFESPEQYHAVMDNSAIIEPIFTSTAKSGFEAVTWLDAGTRSFYTVDKPIETPDDLKGLKIRVQQSATNVRMMQLLGGSAAPMGFGEVYTALQSNVIDGAENNELALTNNLHGEVAKYYSYNMHQMVPDIVIGNLKFLDGLSKDDREIFNEGFAVLSKVERESWSAAVEDAKAKATEMGVQFTYPDIEPFKEKVLPLHEEVLTSNPKLRPIYEAIQQVEYEAADSSKEE is encoded by the coding sequence ATGATGAAATTGAAAACGATTCCTACCGATCGGCTGTGTTTAGGAAAAATAAAGAAAAGAATGACAGGAGATGCAGATTACATGAGGGAAAGAAGATTAGGCATGGTTTCGTTAGCAATGGTAACACTTACCTCCTTATTGTTAGGAGGCTGTTCTTCAAGCAGCGAAGAGGAGACGGCTGTAGATGGGGATGTACGCATCGTCCGGGTTGCACATAATCAATCCGCTACACATCCTACAAATATTGGGTTGCTGGCATTTGAAGAGTACATCGAAGAAAAGATGGGGGATAAATACGATGTTCAAATTTATCCGAATGAATTGTTAGGATCGCAAGTCAATACGGTGGAACTTACCCAAACCGGTGCGGTTGATTTCAGTGTTGCGAGTAATGCCATTTTGGAAAGCTTTGATAATATTTATTCAATCTTTAACTTGCCATACTTATTCGAGTCCCCGGAGCAATACCATGCGGTCATGGATAACAGCGCTATCATCGAACCTATTTTTACTTCCACTGCAAAATCCGGATTCGAAGCGGTAACCTGGCTTGATGCTGGGACGAGAAGTTTCTACACAGTGGACAAACCGATTGAAACACCCGATGATTTGAAAGGGCTTAAAATCCGTGTGCAACAGTCTGCCACTAATGTCCGGATGATGCAATTGCTTGGCGGATCAGCGGCTCCAATGGGATTCGGAGAGGTTTATACGGCTCTTCAATCAAATGTCATTGATGGTGCAGAGAATAACGAATTGGCTCTAACCAACAACCTTCATGGCGAAGTGGCCAAGTATTACTCTTACAACATGCACCAAATGGTTCCTGACATTGTCATCGGCAACCTGAAGTTCTTGGATGGTTTGAGTAAGGATGATCGTGAAATATTTAACGAAGGATTTGCTGTGTTGAGCAAAGTGGAAAGAGAAAGCTGGAGCGCAGCAGTAGAAGATGCCAAAGCAAAAGCTACCGAAATGGGCGTGCAGTTCACCTATCCGGACATAGAACCTTTCAAAGAAAAAGTTCTTCCTTTACATGAAGAAGTGTTGACGTCAAATCCGAAATTGAGACCAATTTATGAAGCGATTCAGCAAGTTGAATATGAAGCTGCTGACAGCAGTAAGGAGGAATAG
- the rplM gene encoding 50S ribosomal protein L13: protein MRTTYMAKASEMDRKWFVIDATDIPLGRLSTQVATILRGKNKPTFTPHVDTGDYVIVINADKVTLTGKKASDKIYSRHSGYPGGLKQISAGELRAKNSRKLVELSVKGMLPKNSLGAKQFTKLHVYGEAVHPHEAQQPEVLDITNLI, encoded by the coding sequence GTGCGTACAACATACATGGCTAAAGCAAGCGAAATGGACCGTAAATGGTTCGTAATCGACGCAACTGACATCCCATTGGGACGTTTATCAACACAAGTTGCAACTATTTTACGCGGTAAAAACAAACCAACTTTCACACCACACGTAGATACTGGTGATTATGTGATTGTTATCAATGCAGACAAAGTTACATTAACAGGTAAAAAAGCATCTGACAAAATTTATTCCCGTCATTCAGGTTATCCAGGTGGGCTAAAACAAATTTCAGCTGGTGAATTACGTGCTAAGAATTCAAGAAAATTAGTTGAATTGTCTGTTAAAGGCATGCTTCCTAAAAACTCTTTAGGCGCTAAACAATTCACTAAGTTACACGTATACGGTGAAGCAGTTCACCCACACGAAGCTCAACAACCAGAAGTTTTAGACATCACTAACCTAATTTAA
- a CDS encoding PLP-dependent transferase, protein MMDTISIQSYLAQLGNRKDPLTGAVSAPIYLSTAYGHPGLGQSTGYDYTRTANPTRDILQEGLAVLENGVQGFATSSGMSAIQLAFSIFPANSHFIASRDLYGGSFRYFQDMEKKGFYSFTYVDDPTAIASAIQENTAAVYIETPTNPLMKETDIAAVAEIAKKNGFLVIVDNTFYTPLLQRPLDLGADIVVHSATKYLGGHNDLLAGAVVTNDKALGEQLAFQLNTAGGTLDAFDCWLLVRGMKTLPLRMKQHQANAQAIAAYLESEDLIESVYYPGKGGMLSFTLHNKAYIPAVLDALKIFTFAESLGGVESLITYPTTQTHADIPVEVRESYGLTDDLLRISTGIEDADDLIADLRQAFAKAAVTVKV, encoded by the coding sequence ATGATGGATACAATCAGCATTCAGAGTTATCTTGCGCAATTAGGCAACAGAAAAGATCCGCTCACCGGCGCCGTCAGTGCACCGATTTATTTGTCCACAGCTTATGGACATCCTGGCCTTGGCCAATCGACCGGCTATGACTATACCCGGACCGCCAATCCGACCAGGGATATCCTTCAGGAAGGTTTGGCGGTGCTTGAGAATGGCGTCCAAGGGTTCGCTACCAGCTCCGGTATGAGCGCCATTCAGCTCGCCTTCAGCATTTTTCCGGCCAACAGCCATTTCATCGCATCCAGGGACCTTTACGGCGGCAGCTTCCGCTATTTCCAGGATATGGAAAAAAAAGGTTTCTACTCCTTCACTTATGTCGATGACCCTACTGCTATCGCATCAGCGATTCAAGAGAACACAGCCGCTGTCTACATCGAAACGCCGACAAACCCGCTGATGAAGGAAACGGATATCGCAGCGGTAGCTGAGATCGCAAAAAAAAACGGTTTTCTGGTGATTGTGGACAACACCTTCTACACGCCTCTCTTGCAGCGTCCGCTCGACCTTGGCGCCGATATCGTCGTCCACAGCGCCACCAAGTATCTCGGTGGCCATAACGATCTGTTGGCGGGTGCGGTCGTGACGAACGACAAGGCGCTCGGCGAACAGTTGGCCTTCCAACTGAATACGGCAGGCGGCACTTTGGACGCCTTCGACTGTTGGCTCTTGGTCCGCGGGATGAAGACGTTACCGTTGCGCATGAAGCAACATCAGGCCAATGCACAGGCTATCGCTGCTTATCTGGAATCGGAAGATCTGATTGAATCGGTCTATTATCCGGGCAAAGGCGGTATGCTCAGCTTCACGCTCCACAACAAAGCTTACATTCCTGCCGTATTGGATGCCTTGAAGATCTTCACTTTCGCCGAAAGCTTGGGTGGCGTCGAGAGCCTGATTACCTACCCGACTACCCAGACTCATGCCGACATTCCGGTTGAAGTCCGCGAATCCTATGGTTTGACGGACGATCTGCTGCGCATCTCGACTGGAATCGAGGACGCGGATGATCTGATCGCAGATTTGCGTCAGGCCTTTGCTAAAGCTGCTGTCACAGTCAAAGTCTGA
- the truA gene encoding tRNA pseudouridine(38-40) synthase TruA, with protein MTAQRYKCIVQYDGTGYVGYQVQPNGNSVQTEIEKALKKMSNGQTIPIHASGRTDSGVHALGQVIHFDYPAAIKPDHLLRALNSLLPDDILIKSVELASEEFHSRYHAIGKKYIYRVDLDRFPNPFKRLYTTHHPYRFNMENLEQAIKKLEGEHDFTSFCSTKTDKTDLVRTVYEASVRKDEANNELVFTFRGNGFLYNMIRIFVGTLLQIADGLKKVEEIDRLLEVKDRRKAGPTAPPQGLYLVEVYYDEEKLRNG; from the coding sequence ATGACTGCACAACGGTACAAATGCATCGTGCAATATGACGGAACGGGTTATGTGGGCTATCAGGTCCAACCTAACGGCAACAGTGTCCAGACCGAGATAGAAAAGGCCTTGAAGAAAATGTCGAACGGGCAGACCATTCCGATCCACGCATCCGGCCGAACAGATTCAGGAGTCCATGCGCTCGGACAAGTCATCCATTTTGATTACCCGGCTGCAATCAAGCCGGATCATCTGCTGCGGGCATTGAACAGTTTGCTGCCCGATGATATTTTGATCAAATCCGTGGAGCTTGCTTCAGAGGAGTTCCATTCGCGTTATCATGCGATAGGGAAAAAATACATTTACCGGGTCGATCTTGATCGCTTCCCGAACCCTTTCAAACGGCTCTACACGACGCACCATCCTTACCGCTTCAATATGGAAAACCTGGAGCAAGCCATCAAAAAACTGGAGGGCGAGCACGACTTCACCAGCTTCTGCTCGACAAAAACCGACAAGACTGATCTGGTCCGCACCGTCTATGAAGCCAGCGTCAGGAAGGACGAGGCAAACAATGAGCTGGTATTCACCTTCAGGGGCAATGGTTTTCTCTATAACATGATCCGCATTTTCGTGGGGACGCTGCTGCAGATCGCTGACGGCCTGAAAAAAGTCGAGGAGATCGATCGCCTTTTGGAAGTGAAAGATCGACGCAAAGCCGGGCCGACAGCCCCGCCGCAAGGCTTGTATCTCGTGGAAGTCTACTATGATGAAGAAAAATTAAGGAATGGATAG